DNA sequence from the Arthrobacter crystallopoietes genome:
CATGAATTTCCTATGCTCGATGACCCGTGTCCCAGCTAAATATGACCGTCTACGGTCAAACCAGGTGGGAGATTGGGTGCGTCGCCTGATTCCCGGACCATGATGGTTCCGTCCACTATCTCGACTTCATGGACCCGGACCGGCAGCTTCGCCGGCGGGGCGTCAACCTTGCCCGTACGTAAATTGAATTTGGATGCGTGCAGTGGGCACTCCACCTCACAGCCCTCGACCCAACCATCGGCTAACGAGGCGTCCTGATGCGTGCACGTATCATCGATGGCGAAGAGCTCGCCCTCCTCTGTGTGGAAAACAGCGATGGGAGGGGACGTATCCAGCCGGAGCGCGTCTCCGGGTGCGAGCTCTTTCAATGGGCATGCCTTGTGCATGGAGCGAACCTCTTTCATAGCCGGCCGCTCGCTGGCGGCAGTTCCGTCATGAACAACTTCATTCACGATAGGCAACAGCCTGACCGCTAAAGGGGGCATCTGTCAAGGGTTTTTGTGTTGCAGCCCACATGTTTCGCCGCAGTCTTTCGTCGCCGTCAAAATTGCACGTTTGTGACTCTTGACACAGAATTTCGTAACCTCCATGCTGTTTCACATAGCGATGCGAGTTGCGATAGGCGCAATTGGGCAACGCTTCTTAGCCAGAAGGTGCAGGAATGCATCTCTCCAGTGTTGTGAAAGGCCATTTATGCAGACTCTTGTAGTCGTGGGGGCGTCCTTGGCCGGACTCTCCGCCGCGCGGGCAGCACGGGCCCAAGGCTTTGCCGGCAGACTCGTCATCATCGGGGACGAAGCGCCCCGGCCTTACGATCGGCCGCCGCTGTCCAAGGACTTCCTGGCCGGCAAGATCGGTCTGGAGGACCTCGCGCTGGAGGAAGCCGGTGAGGACCTGAACGCGGAATGGCTGCTGGGAGTCCGTGCCGAGCGCTTCGAAGCCGAGTCTTTGACCATCACGCTCAATGACGGGCGCAGCATCACCGCAGACAAAGTGATAATCGCCACGGGCGCTTCGGCCCGCAGGCTGGCCGAGCTGCAAGGCCTGCAGAACGTCTTCACGTTGCGCACGCTTGCCGACGCGGAGGCTCTGCGACCCCGGCTGGTCCCCGGACATCGCCTTGTGGTCATCGGTGCGGGATTCATCGGAGCGGAAACCGCCTCCACTGCGAAGGCAGCCGGCATGGACGTGACCGTAGTGGAAATGTCGGTTGCACCGCTGGCAGGTCCGCTCGGAGCCCAAATGGGCGCCGCAGTGGCCGGCCTTCATGAAGCAGCCGGAGTGGAGCTGCTCTGTGGGACCGGTGTTTCCTCCTTCACCATGAGCGGAAGCTCCGTGAGCGAAGTAGTCCTGGACAATGGCAGGCGGCTGCCTGCCGACGTCGTACTCGTTGGTATTGGAGCGCAACCTAACGTTGAATGGCTGGAAGGGTCGGGCATCGCGCTGGACAATGGCGTCCTATGTGATGCCATGGGCCGGACCAACCGCGCTGGTGTATCCGCCGTCGGCGACTGTGCCGCCTGGTACGATCTGCGAACCCAAAGCCACCAGCGCGTAGAGCACTGGGCCGGGGCGAACGAACGCCCAGCTCTCGCCGTGGCCGCCCTGCTGGACGAAAACGCAGTGCAGCAGCCGGTCAATCCGCCGTACTTCTGGTCGGATCAGTACGGATCACGAATTCAGTTTGCCGGCCAGGTCCGAGGGCATGACCGGATCGAAATCGAGCACGGCAACGTTGCCGAGCGCTGTTTCCTGGCCGTGTACTACGCCGGTACCGAACCGGTCGCCGTACTGGGTGTGGATCAGACTCGGCAGTTCACCAAATGGCGCAAGTTCCTGAACAAGAATGCTCAGCAGTACGTGCTCCCGGTCGGGGAGTTCGCGGCCGCTTCTTGAGCCCCTCAGTGCTACCTGCGCCGTAACCATTCCAAATATCTGATTGCACTTTCCCGCTTCTCGCACTTCCAAGGAGTATCCCTATGACTGCCGAAATCATCTCGGAAAGCCTTATCTCGACCCTGCCCGGCAATACCTATGTCGATGAGGACATTTTCAGGACGGAACAGGAACGAATCTTTGAACAGATGTGGTTCTGTGCCGTGCGCTCGGAGGACCTAGCGAAGCCGGGTGCTTACAAGACAGTCCAGATTGGCCGCGAGTCCGTCATCGTCACACGCAACCGCAAGGGCGCAATTCGGGCGTACTACAACATTTGCCGGCACCGTGGGGTCAAGCTGTGTATGGAGGAATCCGGTGAGGCCGGCCGCTCTTTCCAGTGCCCCTACCACGCCTGGACCTACGACTTTGATGGCAAGCTGATCGCGGCCCCGAACCTTACGAAGATGCCGGATATCGACCGGGAAAAGTACGGGCTGGTCCACGTCGCCGTGCGCGAATACCTCGGCTATGTCTGGCTCTGCCTGGCCGATGAGCCGCCGTCGTTCGAGGACGACGTTGTCGGGGCCATCGAGGAGCGTCTCGGCGATGTCCAGGCTATCGAGAGCTACGGCGTTGCCAACTTGAAACTTGGCCGGCGTATCACCTACGACGTGAAGGCGAATTGGAAGCTCATCATCGAGAACTTCATGGAGTGCTACCACTGCGCTACCATTCACCCAGAGCTGACGGAGGTGCTGCCCGAATTCGCGGATGGACTGGCGGCGCAGTACTTTGTCGGCCACGGCGCGGAGTTCGGTGAAGAGGTTAAGGGCTTCACCATTGACGGTTCGGAAGGCGTGGACCGGATTCCCGGCATCGGCGACGATCAGG
Encoded proteins:
- a CDS encoding NAD(P)/FAD-dependent oxidoreductase, which translates into the protein MQTLVVVGASLAGLSAARAARAQGFAGRLVIIGDEAPRPYDRPPLSKDFLAGKIGLEDLALEEAGEDLNAEWLLGVRAERFEAESLTITLNDGRSITADKVIIATGASARRLAELQGLQNVFTLRTLADAEALRPRLVPGHRLVVIGAGFIGAETASTAKAAGMDVTVVEMSVAPLAGPLGAQMGAAVAGLHEAAGVELLCGTGVSSFTMSGSSVSEVVLDNGRRLPADVVLVGIGAQPNVEWLEGSGIALDNGVLCDAMGRTNRAGVSAVGDCAAWYDLRTQSHQRVEHWAGANERPALAVAALLDENAVQQPVNPPYFWSDQYGSRIQFAGQVRGHDRIEIEHGNVAERCFLAVYYAGTEPVAVLGVDQTRQFTKWRKFLNKNAQQYVLPVGEFAAAS
- a CDS encoding bifunctional 3-phenylpropionate/cinnamic acid dioxygenase ferredoxin subunit, whose translation is MHKACPLKELAPGDALRLDTSPPIAVFHTEEGELFAIDDTCTHQDASLADGWVEGCEVECPLHASKFNLRTGKVDAPPAKLPVRVHEVEIVDGTIMVRESGDAPNLPPGLTVDGHI
- a CDS encoding aromatic ring-hydroxylating oxygenase subunit alpha, with product MTAEIISESLISTLPGNTYVDEDIFRTEQERIFEQMWFCAVRSEDLAKPGAYKTVQIGRESVIVTRNRKGAIRAYYNICRHRGVKLCMEESGEAGRSFQCPYHAWTYDFDGKLIAAPNLTKMPDIDREKYGLVHVAVREYLGYVWLCLADEPPSFEDDVVGAIEERLGDVQAIESYGVANLKLGRRITYDVKANWKLIIENFMECYHCATIHPELTEVLPEFADGLAAQYFVGHGAEFGEEVKGFTIDGSEGVDRIPGIGDDQDRRYYAITIKPTVFVNLVPDHVIIHRMFPMAADYTIVECDWLYLPSVVESGTDLTSSVELFHRVNQQDFDACERCQPAMGSKIYAKGGVLVPSEHHIGAFHHWVQQMLDGTGTVSGPVADAVPDAPESLDAVTHP